The Rhipicephalus sanguineus isolate Rsan-2018 chromosome 7, BIME_Rsan_1.4, whole genome shotgun sequence genome includes a window with the following:
- the LOC119398527 gene encoding putative nuclease HARBI1, whose translation MAHLLEHRTAGGLSVEDQVLCALRFFATGSFQSSVGSEATIRMSQSSVSRCIARVAQAIVDVGKLRGWVAFPRTAFERAAVKQGFLQHGRLGGVIGCVDGTFIAIAAPRLPPAQKASFWCRKGYYALNTMVVCDSDMKILSIDPRFAGSCHDAHVWRNSGLRRRFMSGRIVVRDGEFLLGDSAYPLEPWLLTPVPGHPDEDTPEGVYNKEHAALRSTVERCIGLLKSRFRCLQRYRALHYGPRKAGTIVAACASLHNLCLEEPEDSDGDEEDDEPAAHTSRTVAPPRRRALYLRGRATRARQIAQLNISRSVHLQRIQRALLRARRH comes from the exons ATGGCCCACCTGCTAGAGCACCGCACTGCTGGAGGCCTGAGTGTTGAGGATCAAGTTCTCTGCGCACTCAGGTTCTTCGCCACTGGGAGCTTTCAGTCGTCAGTCGGCAGCGAGGCGACCATAAGGATGTCTCAGTCTTCAGTCAGCAGGTGCATTGCACGGGTTGCGCAGGCCATTGTTGACGTAGGGAAGCTACGAGGATGGGTGGCGTTCCCACGCACCGCCTTTGAACGAGCAGCCGTCAAGCAAGGCTTCTTGCAGCACGGCAGGCTCGGCGGTGTGATCGGTTGCGTGGATGGCACGTTTATCGCCATCGCTGCCCCGCGCCTCCCTCCTGCGCAGAAGGCATCGTTTTGGTGCAGAAAGGGATATTACGCCCTCAACACCATGGTG GTTTGCGACTCGgacatgaaaatcctgtccaTTGACCCGCGTTTCGCGGGCTCATGCCACGACGCGCACGTGTGGCGGAATTCTGGGCTCCGCAGACGCTTCATGTCCGGTCGCATTGTTGTGCGGGACGGAGAGTTCCTGCTCG GCGACAGTGCTTACCCCCTTGAGCCGTGGCTTCTAACGCCGGTTCCTGGGCACCCGGATGAGGACACACCCGAGGGTGTGTACAACAAGGAGCACGCGGCCCTGCGGTCAACAGTGGAGCGCTGCATCGGCCTCCTCAAAAGCCGGTTCCGCTGCCTGCAGCGCTATCGGGCCCTCCATTACGGCCCCAGGAAAGCAGGGACGATTGTGGCAGCATGTGCTTCACTGCACAATCTCTGCTTGGAAGAGCCTGAGGACAGTGACGGGGACGAGGAGGacgatgaaccagcagcacacacCTCAAGGACAGTAGCTCCTCCTCGGAGGCGGGCACTGTACTTGCGCGGAAGGGCAACACGTGCAAGGCAAATCGCGCAGCTGAACATCTCGCGCAGTGTGCATCTGCAGCGAATACAGAGAGCTCTTTTGCGTGCACGGCGACACTAG
- the LOC125759084 gene encoding uncharacterized protein LOC125759084, translating to MTDKLLVVQEPSGGRPATRRASGSPGTRNPAWCKWPPSRQPCPPAPRQGTFTGRRGFGPRRTAGFGRARTSSPQASQEDLLAQAIDHGRQSVLASQQLCKAQREQVEATRKQTAVLEKGLKSVADAVKELCEIGRRQEERLRRLEENLSPLATLATSTVVVLPQQPMPGQQPPQPPQ from the exons ATGACAGACAAGCTGCTGGTGGTACAGGAGCCCAGTGGCG GACGACCAGCAACCAGACGCGCCAGTGGCAGCCCAGGCACACGCAACCCAGCCTGGTGCAAGTGGCCTCCAAGCAGGCAGCCGTGCCCACCAGCTCCAAGGCAGGGCACATTTACTGGAAGGCGTGGGTTTGGCCCACGTCGCACAGCTGGCTTCGGGCGTGCAC GCACTTCGTCTCCGCAAGCCAGCCAGGAGGACCTACTGGCTCAAGCCATTGACCATGGCAGACAAAGCGTGCTTGCATCTCAGCAGCTGTGCAAAGCCCAGCGCGAGCAAGTGGAGGCCACACGCAAG CAAACGGCGGTCCTCGAAAAAGGGCTCAAATCGGTGGCTGACGCAGTCAAGGAGTTGTGCGAGATTGGACGCCGGCAGGAGGAGCGACTCCGAAGACTGGAGGAAAACCTTTCGCCCCTCGCCACACTAGCAACAAGTACTGTGGTGGTGCTGCCACAGCAGCCCATGCCAGGGCAACAGCCGCCGCAGCCACCACAGTAA